The following are from one region of the Amia ocellicauda isolate fAmiCal2 chromosome 1, fAmiCal2.hap1, whole genome shotgun sequence genome:
- the gnmt gene encoding glycine N-methyltransferase: MVDSVYRTRSLGVAAVGLPDQYADGKAAKVWQLYIGDTRSRTDEYKSWVLSLLRKHGCQRVLDVACGTGVDSIMLVEEGFKLVSVDASDKMLKYALKARWDRRKEAAFDQWEIEEANWLTLPDDVQKPGDGFDAVICLGNSFAHLPDFKGDQSDIKLALTNIASMVKPGGILIIDHRNYDYILKTGKAPQGKNIYYKSDLTQDISTSVLWVNSKPHMITLDYTVQVPKQKGAEETPELSKFRLSYYPHQLDNFKELLREAFRGKCEQSVFGDFKSYDPSTDQAPCYFIHVVKKTA, from the exons ATGGTGGACAGTGTTTACAGGACCCGCTCTCTCGGGGTAGCTGCGGTCGGGCTGCCAGATCAGTACGCAGACGGGAAGGCAGCGAAAGTGTGGCAGCTGTACATCGGGGACACCCGGAGCAGGACTGACGAGTACAAGAGCTGGGTGCTGTCTCTGCTCCGCAAGCACGGCTGCCAGAGGGTGCTGGATGTAGCCTGCGGTACAGG GGTCGACTCCATCATGCTGGTGGAGGAGGGCTTCAAGTTGGTGAGCGTGGACGCCAGTGACAAGATGCTGAAGTACGCGCTGAAGGCCAGGTGGGACAGGAGGAAAGAGGCCGCCTTCGACCAGTGGG AGATTGAAGAGGCTAACTGGCTTACATTACCAGACGACGTGCAGAAGCCAGGAGATGGGTTTGACGCAGTCATCTGCCTGGGAAACTCATTCGCCCACTTGCCAGATTTCAAAG GGGACCAGAGTGATATCAAGCTGGCGCTGACAAACATAGCCAGCATGGTGAAGCCTGGTGGGATCCTGATCATTGACCACCGGAATTACGACTACATCCTGAAAACAGGGAAAGCCCCTCAGGGAAAGAACATCTACTACAAG AGTGATCTGACTCAGGACATCTCCACATCAGTGCTGTGGGTGAACAGCAAGCCCCACATGATCACTCTGGACTATACCGTGCAGGTCCCCAAGCAGAAGGGAGCTGAGGAGACACCTGAGCTCAG TAAGTTCCGCCTGTCCTACTACCCTCACCAGCTGGACAACTTCAAGGAGCTGCTGAGAGAGGCGTTCAGGGGGAAGTGTGAGCAGAGTGTGTTCGGCGACTTTAAGAGCTACGATCCCAGTACAGACCAGGCCCCTTGCTACTTCATCCACGTGGTCAAGAAGACCGCCTAG